The Nitrospira sp. genome contains a region encoding:
- a CDS encoding ABC transporter permease subunit yields the protein MPPVQAIIAKELRSYFVSPIVYVVGGVFLLTFGFLAYLYIVFTGAQAIQLMQMQGSTAQINLNDLVFRNLFASMRFVLLLILPILTMRLLAEERKLRTFEFLMTAPIRVSEIIVGKFISVYLVFIGMLLLTTLVPLTLALFSDFDWYPVLTGYLGMALLGGFFLAVGLFASSITENQIVAAFTSFGLLLMCWLLAGLGSLLGDTPAGHVVSYLSFMEHFDHLVRGLVDTKDLVYYVSGTVLMLFLAHRVVDSSRWK from the coding sequence ATGCCACCCGTTCAAGCCATTATCGCCAAGGAACTGCGCTCGTATTTCGTCTCCCCGATCGTCTATGTCGTCGGCGGGGTGTTCCTGCTGACCTTCGGCTTTCTTGCCTATCTCTATATTGTCTTCACCGGCGCCCAAGCCATCCAGTTGATGCAGATGCAGGGGAGCACCGCGCAGATCAACCTGAACGATCTGGTCTTCCGCAATCTCTTTGCCAGCATGCGCTTCGTGTTGCTGTTGATTCTTCCGATTCTCACCATGCGACTCCTGGCAGAGGAGCGAAAACTCAGGACCTTTGAATTTTTGATGACCGCCCCGATACGGGTCAGCGAGATTATCGTCGGCAAATTCATCAGCGTGTACCTCGTCTTTATCGGGATGCTGCTCCTGACCACCTTGGTCCCGCTCACACTGGCCCTCTTTAGCGATTTTGATTGGTACCCCGTTTTGACCGGCTACCTGGGCATGGCGCTGCTCGGCGGATTCTTTCTGGCCGTCGGCCTCTTCGCCTCATCCATCACAGAGAATCAAATCGTGGCCGCCTTTACCAGCTTCGGCCTGCTCTTGATGTGTTGGCTGTTGGCCGGTCTTGGCTCGCTCTTAGGTGACACGCCAGCCGGCCACGTGGTTTCCTACCTCTCGTTCATGGAACACTTCGATCATCTAGTCCGTGGGCTGGTCGACACGAAAGATCTGGTCTATTACGTCAGTGGCACCGTCTTAATGTTGTTCCTCGCTCACCGCGTAGTGGATTCGTCACGATGGAAATGA
- a CDS encoding HEAT repeat domain-containing protein, whose protein sequence is MEHTGEKEEQAQAVSPIGSVEDETLTDQVSDQLAASLDSSAGAQDLTDPLQEVVLEEEQVKDEIDIQIDLLKDPDWVVRREAAITLGEMGDERCVEPLAAALRDGDWQVREVAIEGIGQIGSPAVEVLLKLLRDWDVRKSAIMALGKIRDERVLEPLMQQLRNDEFMEDATDALVNLGEPALPGLIKALKDKEELVRKQAVIALGRIKSLEAIDPLIEMLQNKDWFTRLTAAAALEAIGDERGREAIKPLLKDSDMVVKMRVERILAKWKKQPAAV, encoded by the coding sequence ATGGAACACACTGGTGAAAAAGAAGAACAGGCCCAGGCTGTTTCCCCCATTGGCTCAGTTGAGGATGAGACTCTGACAGATCAGGTCTCGGATCAACTGGCTGCGTCCTTGGATTCTTCGGCAGGGGCCCAGGATCTCACTGACCCATTGCAGGAAGTGGTTCTTGAGGAGGAGCAGGTCAAGGACGAGATCGATATTCAAATCGATCTTCTCAAAGATCCCGATTGGGTGGTCAGGCGAGAAGCTGCAATCACGCTGGGAGAAATGGGCGATGAGCGTTGCGTCGAACCGCTCGCTGCGGCTCTTCGCGATGGCGACTGGCAGGTGAGGGAAGTTGCAATTGAGGGGATTGGGCAGATCGGTTCTCCCGCCGTCGAGGTTCTGCTTAAGTTGCTTCGAGATTGGGACGTGCGGAAGTCGGCCATCATGGCCCTCGGGAAAATTCGGGATGAGCGGGTGCTTGAGCCTCTGATGCAGCAGCTCCGAAATGATGAATTCATGGAGGATGCCACCGACGCATTGGTCAATCTTGGTGAGCCGGCCCTGCCTGGTCTGATCAAGGCGTTGAAAGACAAAGAAGAGTTAGTGCGGAAGCAAGCGGTAATTGCGCTGGGGCGTATTAAGTCTCTCGAGGCTATCGATCCGCTGATTGAAATGTTGCAAAATAAGGACTGGTTTACTCGGCTGACGGCTGCTGCGGCACTTGAAGCTATCGGTGACGAGCGTGGTCGCGAAGCGATCAAGCCGTTGCTGAAAGACAGTGATATGGTGGTCAAGATGCGAGTCGAGCGTATTCTTGCAAAGTGGAAGAAGCAACCGGCCGCCGTTTAG
- a CDS encoding septal ring lytic transglycosylase RlpA family protein — protein MDLNSRNPFHRKAGYALITLAGCLLLSACSALPKGELTLDLGIKDRGVASWYGKEFHGKLAANGELFDMTAYTAAHRKLPLGSVVRVVNLTNGRTVQVRINDRGPYVAGRMLDLSHAAARELGMVEAGTTAVQIEVIGDHRPVVQIPTTKIPAVAGVLLNMGTRAVKQHRRPEEGVERPALPVRMMPQEALYVRRERRIGSMLAADHTAHNTVPVLILS, from the coding sequence ATGGATCTGAATTCCCGGAACCCTTTCCATCGCAAGGCCGGTTACGCTCTGATTACTCTGGCGGGCTGTCTTCTCCTGAGTGCCTGTTCTGCGTTACCGAAAGGTGAGCTCACCCTGGATCTCGGTATTAAAGATCGGGGGGTGGCCTCATGGTACGGCAAAGAGTTCCATGGGAAACTAGCCGCGAATGGGGAGCTCTTCGATATGACTGCCTATACTGCTGCTCATCGCAAATTGCCGTTAGGTAGTGTGGTCCGTGTAGTCAATTTGACCAATGGGAGGACCGTTCAGGTTCGAATCAATGATCGGGGACCTTACGTTGCGGGGCGTATGCTGGATCTTTCGCATGCTGCGGCTCGCGAGTTAGGCATGGTTGAAGCCGGTACCACGGCGGTGCAGATCGAAGTGATTGGAGATCATCGTCCGGTCGTGCAGATACCCACGACGAAGATCCCTGCTGTCGCCGGTGTGTTGTTGAATATGGGTACGCGCGCAGTGAAGCAACATCGTCGCCCGGAGGAGGGAGTTGAACGACCCGCCCTTCCTGTAAGAATGATGCCACAAGAAGCGCTCTATGTTAGGCGTGAGCGCCGTATCGGCAGCATGCTGGCGGCTGACCACACGGCTCACAATACCGTCCCTGTCCTCATCCTCTCCTAA
- a CDS encoding ABC transporter ATP-binding protein, with amino-acid sequence MIEVRNITKRYGNLTAIDRVTFRVDKGEVLAFLGPNGAGKTTTMRILTSFIPATEGTAQVAGFDCAEQPDEVKKRIGYLPETPPVYQELTVSEYLSFVGKLRGLSGADLTAGMDRVMERLSLGSVRQRLIANLSRGYRQRVGLAQALIHDPPVLILDEPTVGLDPKQIIEIRELIKSLAGSHSVILSTHILPEATAVCQRVVIINGGRIVAEDTPDQLSARLRRSEKISVTLKTPPTDVLERFREVAGVEHVLTTSEPHTILIECALGRDIREEVARFAVGQDWGLLEMKPVSMTLEDVFLKLTQREDGLPKANDTSEGERH; translated from the coding sequence ATGATCGAAGTTCGCAACATCACAAAACGGTATGGCAATCTGACAGCGATTGACCGCGTCACCTTTCGTGTCGACAAAGGCGAGGTCTTGGCCTTCCTCGGCCCGAATGGCGCAGGAAAAACGACCACGATGCGCATCCTCACCTCCTTCATTCCGGCGACGGAAGGAACCGCCCAGGTGGCGGGGTTCGATTGCGCAGAGCAACCGGACGAGGTGAAGAAACGAATTGGGTATTTGCCCGAAACCCCTCCGGTATATCAAGAGCTCACAGTCTCCGAATACCTCTCTTTCGTCGGAAAACTGCGCGGACTCAGTGGCGCAGACCTGACGGCCGGCATGGACCGTGTCATGGAACGGCTTTCCTTAGGATCTGTCCGCCAGCGACTCATCGCCAATCTATCACGCGGGTATCGCCAGCGAGTCGGCCTTGCCCAAGCACTGATTCACGATCCCCCGGTTCTGATCCTGGACGAACCCACGGTCGGTCTCGACCCAAAACAAATTATCGAGATCAGGGAGCTGATCAAGAGCCTGGCCGGCTCTCACTCAGTGATTCTAAGCACGCATATTCTTCCTGAGGCCACGGCTGTCTGTCAGCGCGTCGTGATCATCAACGGCGGCCGGATCGTCGCCGAAGACACGCCCGACCAACTGTCTGCCCGGCTCCGGCGATCGGAAAAAATCAGCGTGACCCTCAAAACTCCACCGACGGATGTCCTCGAGCGCTTTCGCGAGGTCGCCGGGGTCGAGCATGTACTGACGACGTCTGAGCCCCACACGATTCTCATCGAATGCGCCCTAGGCAGAGATATACGAGAAGAAGTCGCACGGTTTGCAGTGGGACAGGATTGGGGATTACTTGAAATGAAACCGGTCTCTATGACCTTGGAAGACGTCTTCCTCAAATTGACTCAGCGCGAAGATGGCCTGCCGAAAGCGAACGATACAAGCGAAGGCGAGCGACACTAA